The following coding sequences are from one Luteimonas sp. S4-F44 window:
- a CDS encoding FdhF/YdeP family oxidoreductase, which translates to MSKQPIRKYDAPAGGWGALKSVAKALMDQNIAVDGAKTLLRANQPDGFDCPGCAWPDRDHTSTFEFCENGAKAVAAEATKFRAGPELFARYSVAELRGYSDHWLEGQGRLTTPMRYDAATDHYVPTTWDEAFALIARHLNALPSPDEAIFYTSGRTSNEAAFLYQLFVREYGTNNFPDCSNMCHESSGTALKKQIGVGKGTVSLHDFELADAIFIFGQNPGTNHPRMLGELREAARRGCAIASFNPLRERGLERFADPQDKISMLTNGSTQISSDYFQLKIGGDLAAIKGMIKHVLERDVEVTGQGGDSLLDQAFIAEHTSGFDAFAADVLAEPWEIIVEESGLDEAQIRRAGELYLKSERVIACWGMGITQHKHSVATINMLTNLLLLRGNLGRPGAGACPVRGHSNVQGDRTMMIYEKPPAAFLDRLRDVFGFEPPREDGYDTVGAIEAMIDGRAKVFFGMGGNFAIATPDTEATARGLRNCALTVNVTTKLNRTHLTHGREALILPCLGRTEIDIQARGAQGVTVEDSMSMVHLSSGINPPASDTLLSEPAIVAHLAHATLGERSRVPWLALIEDYDRIRDLIARTFDDFHDFNTRVRVPGGFRLSNTARDRRWLTETGKANFVPARVPTDNPIHRARRMHGDRPVFTLATTRSHDQYNTTVYGLDDRYRGVFGERRVLFIAAEDIAALGMRAGDWVDLESLSEDGVRRQAKRFLLVEYAIPRGCLAAYYPETNPLVPLSSYADESRTPTSKSVPVIVTPHVPDTDAAAPRQRDIPAAVVR; encoded by the coding sequence ATGAGCAAGCAACCGATCCGCAAGTACGACGCCCCCGCCGGCGGCTGGGGTGCGCTCAAGAGCGTCGCCAAGGCGCTGATGGACCAGAACATCGCGGTCGACGGCGCCAAGACGCTGCTGCGCGCCAACCAGCCCGACGGCTTCGACTGCCCCGGCTGCGCCTGGCCCGACCGCGACCACACCTCGACGTTCGAATTCTGCGAGAACGGCGCCAAGGCCGTCGCAGCCGAGGCCACCAAGTTCCGCGCCGGACCCGAACTGTTCGCGCGCTACAGCGTTGCCGAGCTGCGCGGCTACAGCGACCACTGGCTCGAGGGCCAGGGCCGGCTCACCACGCCGATGCGCTATGACGCAGCCACCGACCATTACGTGCCGACGACGTGGGACGAGGCCTTTGCGCTGATCGCCCGGCACCTCAATGCCCTGCCCTCGCCCGACGAGGCGATCTTCTACACCTCCGGGCGCACCTCCAACGAGGCGGCGTTCCTCTACCAGCTGTTCGTGCGCGAGTACGGCACCAACAACTTCCCCGACTGCTCGAACATGTGCCACGAGTCGTCGGGCACCGCGCTCAAGAAGCAGATCGGTGTGGGCAAAGGCACGGTGTCGCTGCACGACTTCGAGTTGGCCGATGCGATCTTCATCTTCGGCCAGAACCCCGGCACCAACCATCCGCGCATGCTCGGCGAGCTGCGCGAGGCGGCACGTCGCGGTTGTGCGATCGCTTCGTTCAATCCGCTGCGCGAGCGCGGCCTGGAGCGCTTCGCCGACCCGCAGGACAAGATCTCGATGCTGACCAACGGCTCGACGCAGATCTCCTCAGACTACTTCCAGCTCAAGATCGGCGGCGATCTGGCGGCGATCAAGGGCATGATCAAGCACGTGCTCGAGCGCGACGTCGAGGTCACCGGCCAGGGCGGCGACTCGCTGCTCGACCAGGCGTTCATCGCCGAACACACGTCCGGCTTCGATGCGTTCGCCGCCGACGTGCTGGCCGAACCCTGGGAGATCATCGTCGAGGAATCGGGCCTCGACGAGGCGCAGATCCGCCGCGCAGGCGAGCTGTACCTGAAGTCCGAGCGGGTCATCGCGTGCTGGGGCATGGGCATCACTCAGCACAAGCATTCGGTCGCGACGATCAACATGCTGACCAACCTGCTGTTGCTGCGCGGCAACCTCGGCCGCCCGGGTGCCGGCGCCTGCCCGGTGCGCGGCCACAGCAACGTGCAGGGCGACCGCACGATGATGATCTACGAAAAGCCGCCGGCCGCATTCCTGGACCGGCTGCGCGACGTGTTCGGCTTCGAACCGCCACGCGAGGACGGCTACGACACCGTCGGCGCGATCGAGGCGATGATCGACGGCCGCGCGAAGGTGTTCTTCGGCATGGGCGGCAACTTCGCGATCGCAACCCCCGACACCGAGGCGACCGCACGCGGACTGCGCAACTGCGCGCTCACCGTCAACGTCACCACCAAGCTCAATCGCACCCACCTCACCCACGGCCGCGAGGCGCTGATCCTGCCATGCCTGGGCCGGACCGAGATCGACATCCAGGCCCGCGGCGCGCAGGGCGTAACGGTCGAGGACTCGATGAGCATGGTGCACCTGTCGTCGGGCATCAATCCGCCGGCCTCCGACACCCTGCTGTCGGAGCCGGCGATCGTCGCGCACCTGGCCCACGCCACGCTCGGCGAGCGCAGCCGGGTGCCGTGGCTGGCGCTGATCGAGGACTACGACCGCATCCGCGACCTGATCGCCCGCACCTTCGACGATTTCCACGACTTCAACACCCGGGTCCGCGTGCCCGGCGGCTTCCGGCTGTCGAACACCGCACGCGATCGCCGCTGGCTTACCGAGACCGGCAAGGCGAATTTCGTGCCGGCCCGGGTGCCGACCGACAATCCGATCCACCGCGCACGCCGCATGCACGGCGACCGCCCGGTATTCACGCTGGCGACCACGCGCTCGCACGACCAGTACAACACCACCGTCTACGGGCTGGACGACCGCTACCGCGGCGTGTTCGGCGAGCGCCGCGTGCTGTTCATCGCGGCCGAGGACATCGCCGCGCTCGGCATGCGCGCCGGCGATTGGGTGGACCTGGAAAGCCTGAGCGAGGACGGGGTGCGGCGGCAGGCCAAGCGCTTCCTGCTGGTCGAGTACGCGATTCCGCGCGGCTGTCTGGCCGCCTACTACCCCGAGACCAATCCGCTGGTGCCGTTGTCGAGCTACGCAGACGAATCGCGGACGCCGACGTCGAAGTCGGTGCCGGTGATCGTGACGCCGCACGTGCCCGACACCGACGCCGCGGCCCCACGCCAGCGTGACATCCCCGCCGCCGTTGTCCGCTGA
- the fdhD gene encoding formate dehydrogenase accessory sulfurtransferase FdhD — MTQAPAPDPDLPQGAVLRSVERWRGGAGHRLDDAIAEEVPVAFVYNDAPFAVMMATPADLEDFARGFALSEGIVERPDDVAIEGIEHLLEGIEIRLRIPDARAEALAARRRSMSGRSGCGVCGSELLEAALRQPPPVTADVRIEVHALQRALRQLRGSQSINALTGATHAAGWAATDGSLLLVREDIGRHNALDKLIGALHGADHAVTAGFLVVTSRASYEMAMKAASAGIALMAAISAPTALAISLAQRANLTLIGFARDDGHAVYTHAQRLLPESAPSPSAAPRPGRSSTP; from the coding sequence ATGACCCAGGCCCCCGCTCCCGATCCCGATCTGCCCCAAGGCGCCGTGCTGCGTTCGGTCGAACGCTGGCGCGGCGGTGCGGGCCACCGGCTCGACGACGCCATCGCCGAGGAAGTGCCGGTGGCGTTCGTCTACAACGACGCGCCCTTCGCGGTGATGATGGCCACGCCGGCCGACCTCGAGGATTTCGCACGCGGCTTCGCGCTGAGCGAGGGCATCGTCGAACGTCCGGACGATGTCGCGATCGAAGGCATCGAGCACCTGCTCGAAGGCATCGAGATCCGCCTGCGCATTCCCGACGCTCGCGCCGAGGCGCTGGCCGCGCGTCGGCGCAGCATGAGCGGGCGCAGCGGCTGCGGCGTATGCGGCAGCGAGCTGCTGGAAGCCGCGCTGCGCCAGCCGCCGCCGGTCACGGCCGATGTGCGCATCGAGGTCCACGCCCTGCAACGCGCACTGCGGCAGTTGCGCGGCAGCCAATCGATCAACGCACTGACCGGCGCTACCCACGCCGCCGGCTGGGCCGCGACCGACGGCTCCCTGTTACTGGTGCGCGAAGATATCGGCCGGCACAACGCGCTCGACAAGCTGATTGGCGCGCTGCACGGTGCCGATCATGCGGTGACCGCGGGCTTTCTGGTCGTCACCAGCCGCGCCAGCTACGAAATGGCGATGAAGGCCGCCAGCGCAGGCATTGCCCTGATGGCCGCGATCTCCGCCCCCACCGCACTGGCGATCTCGCTCGCCCAGCGCGCCAACCTCACCTTGATCGGCTTCGCCCGCGACGACGGGCACGCCGTGTACACCCACGCGCAGCGGCTGCTGCCCGAGTCGGCGCCGTCGCCGTCCGCAGCCCCGCGCCCCGGCAGGAGTTCCACGCCATGA